Proteins from one Clostridium cellulovorans 743B genomic window:
- a CDS encoding complex I 24 kDa subunit family protein, protein MNKTFDFNFIDGIIDGLGCKESSIVHLLQSIQNHYGFLPKEVFSYLSQKLDISEARIYSVATFYKNFSLDPKGKYIIKVCDGTACHVKKSIPVLDRLRKELNLSEVKLTTDDLLFTVETVHCLGACGRAPVLMVNNKVYPSMTPDKAIELVKNLSVE, encoded by the coding sequence GTGAACAAAACATTTGATTTTAACTTTATTGACGGTATTATTGATGGTCTCGGATGCAAAGAAAGCTCAATTGTCCATCTCTTACAAAGTATACAAAACCACTATGGTTTTCTACCTAAAGAAGTTTTTTCATATCTCTCGCAGAAACTTGATATAAGTGAAGCAAGAATCTATAGTGTAGCCACCTTCTATAAGAATTTTTCCCTAGACCCCAAGGGGAAATATATTATAAAGGTTTGTGATGGCACTGCTTGTCATGTTAAAAAGTCCATTCCTGTTTTAGACAGACTACGTAAGGAATTAAATCTGTCAGAAGTAAAACTTACAACAGATGACCTATTATTTACCGTAGAAACAGTACATTGCCTTGGTGCATGTGGCCGAGCTCCCGTATTAATGGTTAATAATAAAGTATATCCTTCTATGACACCGGATAAAGCTATTGAACTTGTAAAAAATTTAAGCGTGGAATAA
- a CDS encoding ArsA-related P-loop ATPase, with product MKIAISGKGGVGKTTISAGIARIFSREGEKVIALDTDSSPNLITTLGGGQGDVKPLSEIEELIEEKMGIKPSSGEGQMFKLNFTVDDILDRFGVQCNDGVKLLVAGSIKQGGSGCFCAENTLVKKILKHYINESEYTLIMDMEAGIEHLGRGTTENIDVLITVVEPNLRSVETAERINKLSKDIGIKNNVAILNKVKDEIEKKIIEDKLSIPIIYTIPYSTSVRDADLKGTSVFDEDEEFTNIMSELKKKL from the coding sequence ATGAAAATAGCTATTTCGGGAAAAGGTGGAGTAGGTAAGACAACTATTTCTGCAGGTATCGCTAGAATTTTTTCTAGGGAAGGAGAAAAGGTTATTGCTTTAGATACAGACTCCTCTCCAAATTTAATAACTACTCTTGGTGGAGGTCAAGGTGATGTGAAACCATTGTCTGAAATAGAAGAGTTAATCGAAGAAAAGATGGGTATAAAGCCAAGCAGTGGAGAAGGTCAAATGTTTAAATTGAACTTTACCGTAGATGATATTTTAGATAGATTTGGGGTTCAGTGTAATGATGGTGTGAAGCTTTTAGTAGCTGGATCAATTAAACAAGGAGGTAGTGGATGTTTCTGCGCTGAGAATACGCTTGTTAAAAAAATATTGAAACACTACATAAACGAATCGGAGTATACCTTAATAATGGATATGGAAGCTGGAATTGAGCATCTAGGAAGAGGGACTACAGAAAATATAGATGTGCTTATAACTGTTGTAGAACCAAATCTACGTTCTGTTGAAACTGCAGAAAGAATAAATAAGTTATCTAAGGATATAGGAATAAAGAATAATGTGGCAATTTTGAATAAAGTAAAGGATGAGATAGAGAAAAAAATTATTGAAGATAAATTAAGTATTCCTATTATCTATACTATTCCATATAGTACTAGTGTCAGAGATGCAGACCTTAAAGGGACTTCTGTATTTGACGAAGATGAGGAATTTACAAATATAATGTCAGAATTGAAAAAGAAATTATAG
- a CDS encoding 2Fe-2S iron-sulfur cluster-binding protein gives MKVTIDRREVIVEKKETILALAVKLNIEIPTLCHHHGLEAYGGCRLCIVEVEKNGRKKLDTACTRYLEDGMIITTSTEEIVEKRKLIAELLLARIPDSKELKEKFQKIGVTKSRFESDNYQCLLYCGKCIRVCKEKMGIEAISFIGRGYKTRVGTPFFIDSEVCIGCGACAEICPIGTIKVKDEDSTRYIEYFNTSIELKKCKECGKFFSTKKIIEKLQKDYSNKTDFDLCEECKKNEAMLKFRRVKI, from the coding sequence ATGAAAGTAACTATTGATAGACGAGAAGTTATAGTGGAAAAAAAGGAAACTATTTTAGCATTAGCAGTTAAATTGAATATTGAGATTCCAACCTTATGTCATCATCATGGGCTAGAAGCATATGGTGGTTGTAGATTATGTATTGTGGAGGTTGAAAAGAATGGACGTAAAAAGCTAGATACTGCTTGTACTAGATATTTGGAAGATGGTATGATAATTACTACGTCAACTGAAGAGATAGTAGAAAAAAGAAAATTAATTGCTGAGCTGTTACTTGCAAGAATTCCAGATTCAAAAGAATTAAAAGAGAAATTTCAGAAAATAGGAGTTACAAAAAGTAGATTTGAAAGTGATAATTATCAGTGTCTCTTATATTGTGGTAAGTGTATTCGAGTATGTAAGGAAAAGATGGGAATTGAAGCCATAAGTTTTATAGGAAGAGGCTATAAAACTAGAGTAGGTACACCTTTTTTTATTGATTCAGAGGTTTGTATTGGGTGTGGGGCTTGTGCTGAAATTTGTCCTATTGGAACTATAAAAGTTAAAGATGAAGACTCCACTAGATATATTGAATATTTTAATACATCAATTGAGTTAAAAAAGTGTAAGGAATGTGGAAAATTCTTTAGTACTAAGAAGATTATAGAGAAATTACAAAAGGATTATTCTAATAAAACAGATTTTGATTTATGTGAAGAATGTAAGAAAAATGAAGCTATGTTGAAGTTTAGGAGGGTAAAAATATGA